A DNA window from Flavisolibacter ginsenosidimutans contains the following coding sequences:
- a CDS encoding acetyl-CoA C-acyltransferase — MQEAYIVAGYRTAVAKAKRGGFRFYRPDDLAIDVIKGLLASVPQVDKSLVDDVIVGNAVPEAEQGLQVGRIIAARAIGFDVPGMTVNRYCASGLETIAIATAKIRTGMADCIVAGGTESMSLVPTAGWKTVPAYSIAKDEPDYYLSMGLTAEAVAKEFNVSREEQDEFSYNSHRKAINAIEKSFFKEGILPIEIEQVYLDEKGKKAIKKYTVETDEGPRADTSLEILAKLKPAFAAGGMVTAGNSSQTSDGAAFVLVMSERLVKQLNLQPIGRLVACASAGVHPRIMGIGPVAAIPKVLKQSGMNLSQIDLIELNEAFASQSIAVIREAGLNPEIVNINGGAIALGHPLGCTGAKLTIQNLHDLKRTGKKYGMITACVGGGQGIAGIVERL, encoded by the coding sequence ATGCAAGAAGCTTATATCGTTGCCGGCTACCGCACCGCCGTTGCAAAAGCCAAGCGGGGCGGTTTTCGTTTTTATCGTCCCGATGATTTGGCCATTGACGTCATCAAAGGTTTGTTGGCATCGGTGCCGCAAGTGGATAAGAGTTTGGTAGACGATGTAATCGTCGGCAACGCCGTACCCGAAGCCGAACAAGGCTTGCAGGTAGGCCGCATCATTGCCGCACGAGCAATAGGTTTTGACGTTCCCGGGATGACGGTAAACCGCTACTGTGCCTCGGGATTGGAAACCATCGCCATTGCCACGGCAAAAATTCGTACGGGCATGGCCGATTGTATTGTTGCCGGTGGTACTGAAAGCATGAGCCTTGTGCCCACGGCGGGTTGGAAAACCGTTCCCGCTTATTCTATTGCCAAGGACGAACCGGATTATTATTTAAGCATGGGCCTTACGGCCGAAGCGGTGGCAAAAGAATTCAATGTAAGCCGCGAGGAGCAGGATGAATTCTCGTACAACTCGCACCGCAAAGCCATCAACGCCATCGAAAAAAGTTTCTTTAAAGAAGGCATACTGCCCATCGAAATAGAGCAGGTTTATTTAGATGAAAAAGGAAAGAAGGCTATAAAAAAATACACCGTTGAAACCGACGAAGGTCCGCGTGCCGATACCTCGCTTGAAATCTTGGCTAAACTAAAACCGGCATTTGCCGCAGGCGGAATGGTTACCGCCGGTAATTCTTCGCAAACTTCCGACGGCGCCGCCTTTGTGCTGGTGATGAGCGAACGCCTGGTGAAACAATTAAACCTTCAACCCATCGGCCGGTTGGTGGCTTGTGCTTCGGCTGGTGTGCATCCGCGCATTATGGGCATTGGGCCGGTGGCTGCTATTCCAAAGGTGTTGAAGCAATCGGGCATGAACCTTTCGCAAATTGATTTGATTGAGTTGAACGAAGCCTTTGCTTCGCAGTCCATCGCCGTTATTCGCGAAGCGGGATTAAATCCCGAAATTGTAAACATCAACGGCGGCGCCATTGCCCTCGGCCATCCTTTGGGCTGTACCGGCGCAAAGCTTACCATTCAAAACCTGCATGACCTGAAGCGCACCGGCAAAAAATACGGAATGATTACAGCCTGCGTGGGTGGTGGGCAAGGAATTGCGGGCATTGTGGAGCGTTTATAA
- a CDS encoding quinone-dependent dihydroorotate dehydrogenase, which yields MYSFLRRLLFLLPAETAHFFSMNCLKILCAVPFIKKVIANTFTVHDSRLVKTVCGLAFKNPVGLGAGFDKNAKYLRELETLGFGFVEIGTVTPRPQAGNDKPRLFRLPTDKALINRMGFNNDGVEAVTHRLKKWRKNDDRRQMTDDSRKAIPSSVIRHPSSMLIGGNIGKNKATPNEEAWKDYEICFRALHPFVDFFVVNVSSPNTPGLRELQEKESLRKILTHLQAMNKTFSQQRPILLKIAPDLTQEQIDDVIALATEINLDGLVATNTTISREGLTTHDSQLTTIGAGGLSGKPLKQRSTEVLQYLVEKTNRKIPVIGSGGIFSGKDAKEKMLAGASLVEVWTGFIYEGPMIVKRICRTLA from the coding sequence ATGTATTCTTTTCTCCGACGCCTTTTGTTTCTTCTCCCCGCCGAAACTGCGCACTTTTTTTCGATGAATTGCCTGAAGATTTTGTGCGCCGTGCCTTTCATAAAAAAAGTCATCGCCAACACTTTTACGGTTCATGATTCACGATTGGTGAAAACCGTTTGCGGCCTCGCGTTTAAAAATCCCGTTGGCCTTGGCGCTGGCTTTGACAAGAACGCAAAATATTTACGGGAGTTAGAAACCCTGGGATTTGGCTTTGTGGAAATTGGAACGGTGACGCCGCGGCCGCAAGCCGGTAATGATAAGCCGCGACTTTTTCGCCTGCCAACAGATAAGGCCCTTATTAACCGCATGGGCTTTAACAACGACGGCGTGGAAGCGGTAACGCACCGGCTGAAGAAGTGGAGAAAGAATGATGACAGAAGACAGATGACAGATGACAGCAGGAAAGCAATACCGTCATCCGTCATCCGTCATCCGTCATCCATGCTTATCGGTGGCAACATCGGCAAAAACAAAGCAACGCCCAACGAAGAAGCCTGGAAGGATTACGAGATTTGCTTTCGGGCCTTGCATCCGTTTGTTGACTTTTTTGTGGTGAACGTTTCATCGCCAAACACACCGGGCTTGCGGGAATTGCAGGAGAAAGAATCGCTGCGAAAAATTTTGACGCACTTGCAGGCAATGAACAAAACCTTTTCGCAACAACGACCCATCTTATTGAAGATTGCCCCCGACCTAACGCAGGAACAAATTGATGACGTGATTGCATTGGCAACCGAAATTAATTTGGACGGACTTGTTGCGACCAACACCACTATCAGCCGCGAAGGACTCACCACTCACGACTCACAACTCACCACCATCGGTGCTGGTGGCTTAAGCGGCAAGCCGTTAAAACAACGCAGTACCGAAGTGTTGCAATACCTTGTTGAGAAAACAAACCGCAAAATCCCCGTCATTGGTTCGGGCGGCATTTTTTCGGGAAAAGATGCGAAAGAAAAAATGCTTGCAGGCGCATCACTCGTTGAAGTATGGACGGGCTTTATTTACGAAGGCCCGATGATTGTAAAAAGAATTTGCCGCACATTGGCCTAA
- a CDS encoding TerC family protein: protein MTELLTAESLISFLVLVILEVVLGIDNVIFVSLILNRLKEESRKKARRAWMISGIIIRSILLLGLSWLLSQKGKYIIPESWFGKGFDLASLVMLGGGLFLIYKSVKEIHGKLEGEDESEYSGKVTYLSFGQAVVQIMLIDTVFSFDSVITAGGTAKHVEIMIAAVVIAMIIMFLFSPKISSFIHKHPTLKMLALSFLVMIGLSLVIEGWASEKAEELHLKNYIYFGMAFSFGVELLNMTMLKRKKQRKSVELREPVLRSNEDNESDEAH from the coding sequence ATGACAGAACTTTTAACCGCTGAAAGCCTGATTAGTTTTCTGGTGTTGGTGATTTTGGAAGTGGTGCTGGGCATTGACAACGTCATTTTCGTTAGCCTCATTTTAAACCGCTTAAAAGAAGAAAGCAGGAAGAAGGCAAGGCGTGCCTGGATGATCAGCGGCATCATCATCCGCAGCATTTTGTTGTTGGGATTAAGCTGGCTGCTGTCGCAAAAAGGTAAATACATTATCCCCGAAAGCTGGTTCGGAAAAGGCTTTGATTTGGCAAGTCTTGTTATGCTTGGCGGCGGGCTGTTTTTAATTTATAAATCGGTAAAGGAAATTCACGGCAAGCTGGAAGGCGAAGACGAATCGGAGTATTCCGGCAAGGTCACTTATTTGTCATTCGGACAAGCCGTGGTGCAGATCATGCTCATTGACACCGTGTTTTCTTTCGACAGTGTCATCACCGCAGGCGGCACGGCCAAGCACGTAGAAATAATGATTGCGGCCGTTGTTATTGCCATGATCATCATGTTTCTTTTCAGCCCAAAGATTTCTTCTTTCATACACAAGCATCCAACGTTGAAAATGCTGGCGCTTTCGTTTTTGGTGATGATTGGGCTGAGCCTTGTTATTGAAGGCTGGGCGTCAGAAAAAGCCGAAGAACTGCACCTCAAAAATTACATCTATTTCGGCATGGCTTTTTCGTTTGGCGTGGAATTATTGAACATGACAATGCTCAAACGGAAAAAGCAGCGCAAGAGCGTGGAATTAAGAGAACCGGTGTTGCGTTCAAACGAAGACAACGAATCGGATGAGGCGCACTAA